The following proteins come from a genomic window of Chelmon rostratus isolate fCheRos1 chromosome 23, fCheRos1.pri, whole genome shotgun sequence:
- the trmt10a gene encoding RNA (guanine-9-)-methyltransferase domain-containing protein 2 isoform X3 produces MADDSVKSEASAQQENGNTDNPKTVSSNGEAAAENQTLSKRQRKKLLKQQKWEEERELRKQRRKERKQQRRLDRQNHQEEEGGEGQNVRKRSRREVTPSSLRLVVDCSFDNLMLIKDARKLHKQIQRCYAENRRALHPVQDISIKTEHYSEVVAKEELVYLTSDSPNVLEELDQKKAYVIGGLVDHNHHKGITFERAKELGIDHAQLPLSSFVKMNSRKVLAVNHVFEIILAYLEKGTWQEAFFTVLPQRKGAVAVDQDGTTIQEKEEEDSDSDSDPDTSDQPDKRV; encoded by the exons ATGGCTGATGATAGTGTGAAAAGTGAAGCCTCCGCCCAGCAGGAGAATGGTAACACAGATAATCCCAAGACAGTGAGCAGTAatggagaagctgcagcagaaaaccaAACTCTGTCCAAAAGGCAAAGGAAGAAGcttctgaagcagcagaaatgggaagaggagagggagctcCGAAA GCAGAGACgaaaggagaggaagcagcagcgTCGGCTGGACAGGCAAaatcatcaggaggaggagggaggggagggccAGAATGTCAGGAAACGTTCACGCAGAGAAGTGACGCCCAGCTCACTGAGGCTGGTGGTGGACTGCAGCTTCGACAACCTCATGCTGATCAAG GATGCCCGGAAACTTCACAAACAGATCCAGCGGTGCTATGCTGAGAACAGACGAGCCTTGCATCCAGTGCAG GACATCAGCATTAAAACGGAGCACTACAGTGAAGTTGTGGCTAAGGAGGAGCTGGTGTACCTGACGTCAGACTCTCCCAACGTGCTGGAAGAGCTGGACCAAAAAAAGGCCTATGTGATCGGAGGCCTGGTGGACCACAACCATCATAAG GGGATCACCTTTGAGAGGGCGAAGGAGCTGGGGATCGATCACGCCCAGCTTCCTCTGAGCAGTTTTGTTAAGATGAACAGTCGGAAGGTTCTTGCAGTCAACCATG TGTTTGAGATTATCCTGGCATACCTGGAGAAGGGCACCTGGCAGGAGGCCTTCTTCACCGTCCTGCCTCAAAGGAAAGGAGCGGTGGCCGTCGACCAGGACGGAACAACTATtcaggaaaaagaggaggaagattcAGACTCTGACTCTGACCCCGACACATCAGACCAACCTGACAAACGGGTCTAA
- the trmt10a gene encoding RNA (guanine-9-)-methyltransferase domain-containing protein 2 isoform X1: protein MADDSVKSEASAQQENGNTDNPKTVSSNGEAAAENQTLSKRQRKKLLKQQKWEEERELRKQRRKERKQQRRLDRQNHQEEEGGEGQNVRKRSRREVTPSSLRLVVDCSFDNLMLIKDARKLHKQIQRCYAENRRALHPVQFYLTSLGGQLKQSMDEKDKGWVNWKDISIKTEHYSEVVAKEELVYLTSDSPNVLEELDQKKAYVIGGLVDHNHHKGITFERAKELGIDHAQLPLSSFVKMNSRKVLAVNHVFEIILAYLEKGTWQEAFFTVLPQRKGAVAVDQDGTTIQEKEEEDSDSDSDPDTSDQPDKRV from the exons ATGGCTGATGATAGTGTGAAAAGTGAAGCCTCCGCCCAGCAGGAGAATGGTAACACAGATAATCCCAAGACAGTGAGCAGTAatggagaagctgcagcagaaaaccaAACTCTGTCCAAAAGGCAAAGGAAGAAGcttctgaagcagcagaaatgggaagaggagagggagctcCGAAA GCAGAGACgaaaggagaggaagcagcagcgTCGGCTGGACAGGCAAaatcatcaggaggaggagggaggggagggccAGAATGTCAGGAAACGTTCACGCAGAGAAGTGACGCCCAGCTCACTGAGGCTGGTGGTGGACTGCAGCTTCGACAACCTCATGCTGATCAAG GATGCCCGGAAACTTCACAAACAGATCCAGCGGTGCTATGCTGAGAACAGACGAGCCTTGCATCCAGTGCAG TTTTATCTGACAAGCCTGGGAGGACAGCTGAAGCAGAGCATGGATGAGAAGGACAAAGGATGGGTAAACTGGAAG GACATCAGCATTAAAACGGAGCACTACAGTGAAGTTGTGGCTAAGGAGGAGCTGGTGTACCTGACGTCAGACTCTCCCAACGTGCTGGAAGAGCTGGACCAAAAAAAGGCCTATGTGATCGGAGGCCTGGTGGACCACAACCATCATAAG GGGATCACCTTTGAGAGGGCGAAGGAGCTGGGGATCGATCACGCCCAGCTTCCTCTGAGCAGTTTTGTTAAGATGAACAGTCGGAAGGTTCTTGCAGTCAACCATG TGTTTGAGATTATCCTGGCATACCTGGAGAAGGGCACCTGGCAGGAGGCCTTCTTCACCGTCCTGCCTCAAAGGAAAGGAGCGGTGGCCGTCGACCAGGACGGAACAACTATtcaggaaaaagaggaggaagattcAGACTCTGACTCTGACCCCGACACATCAGACCAACCTGACAAACGGGTCTAA
- the trmt10a gene encoding RNA (guanine-9-)-methyltransferase domain-containing protein 2 isoform X2 gives MADDSVKSEASAQQENGNTDNPKTVSSNGEAAAENQTLSKRQRKKLLKQQKWEEERELRKQRRKERKQQRRLDRQNHQEEEGGEGQNVRKRSRREVTPSSLRLVVDCSFDNLMLIKDARKLHKQIQRCYAENRRALHPVQFYLTSLGGQLKQSMDEKDKGWDISIKTEHYSEVVAKEELVYLTSDSPNVLEELDQKKAYVIGGLVDHNHHKGITFERAKELGIDHAQLPLSSFVKMNSRKVLAVNHVFEIILAYLEKGTWQEAFFTVLPQRKGAVAVDQDGTTIQEKEEEDSDSDSDPDTSDQPDKRV, from the exons ATGGCTGATGATAGTGTGAAAAGTGAAGCCTCCGCCCAGCAGGAGAATGGTAACACAGATAATCCCAAGACAGTGAGCAGTAatggagaagctgcagcagaaaaccaAACTCTGTCCAAAAGGCAAAGGAAGAAGcttctgaagcagcagaaatgggaagaggagagggagctcCGAAA GCAGAGACgaaaggagaggaagcagcagcgTCGGCTGGACAGGCAAaatcatcaggaggaggagggaggggagggccAGAATGTCAGGAAACGTTCACGCAGAGAAGTGACGCCCAGCTCACTGAGGCTGGTGGTGGACTGCAGCTTCGACAACCTCATGCTGATCAAG GATGCCCGGAAACTTCACAAACAGATCCAGCGGTGCTATGCTGAGAACAGACGAGCCTTGCATCCAGTGCAG TTTTATCTGACAAGCCTGGGAGGACAGCTGAAGCAGAGCATGGATGAGAAGGACAAAGGATGG GACATCAGCATTAAAACGGAGCACTACAGTGAAGTTGTGGCTAAGGAGGAGCTGGTGTACCTGACGTCAGACTCTCCCAACGTGCTGGAAGAGCTGGACCAAAAAAAGGCCTATGTGATCGGAGGCCTGGTGGACCACAACCATCATAAG GGGATCACCTTTGAGAGGGCGAAGGAGCTGGGGATCGATCACGCCCAGCTTCCTCTGAGCAGTTTTGTTAAGATGAACAGTCGGAAGGTTCTTGCAGTCAACCATG TGTTTGAGATTATCCTGGCATACCTGGAGAAGGGCACCTGGCAGGAGGCCTTCTTCACCGTCCTGCCTCAAAGGAAAGGAGCGGTGGCCGTCGACCAGGACGGAACAACTATtcaggaaaaagaggaggaagattcAGACTCTGACTCTGACCCCGACACATCAGACCAACCTGACAAACGGGTCTAA